The window AGCTCGAGCTTCCCCCCGTGAACATCACAGGGGGCTTCCCTGTTGTAGCACCTGTGCTAAATAACTACAGTCGGGACACATTCACAACTTCTGTGGAAGCGTGCGCTCAAGTAACGGACATGCTGCCACTGTTAAATGGAGCCGCTACGTTACAGCCGAGAGGACACAATGGAACTGTTGAAGCAAAGAGCTGAGCTAAAGCAGCGGGACAGAGGAAAGACCCCTTGGAAGTATTGGAGAGGCCAGATTTAGAGGCACCGTTtagtatttttaaatgtaaatggcCTGAGTCCTGCTGTGATTTATTGCTTTCATTATTGAGGAAGTAGAGCCAGCAGAGGATGTGGCGGCTCTTAGAAGAGCCTTTGGTTGTAGGAGGCCAGCAGAGGTCTACTTGGAGCTGGTGTACTTGGTGACGGCCTTGGTGCCCTCAGACACAGCGTGCTTGGCCAGCTccccgggcagcagcagcctgacagcggTCTGGATCTCCCTGGACGTGATGGTGGAGCGCTTGTTGTAGTGAGCCAGGCGAGAGGCCTCGGAAGCGATGCGCTCGAAGATGTCGTTGACGAACGAGTTCATGATGCTCATGGCCTTGGACGAGATGCCGGTGTCGGGGTGCACCTGCTTGAGCACCTTGTACACGTAGATGGCGTAGCTCTCCTTCCTGGTCCTCCGCTTCTTCTTGCCTCCTTTGCCGGCCGTCTTGGTCACGGCTTTCTTGGAGCCCTTCTTGGGCGCGGACTTGGCTGGTTCCGGCATTGTGCTTCTCCACGGTAGCGGAGGGCGGCCACAGAGCCGCTCTTTATATGGGCCTCATGGAAATACCACTGTGTGGTCTCCCTCCTGTGATTGGCCGAGCCGCGAACACGTGACTGGTCACAGCGTcagctccgcctcctgctgTCCACAGCCTGCCTCGACAGGGGACAGATGgagacaacttcctgtcctggctCCTCTTTATTCAGCCACATCTTTACTGGTGCGCGCACGGGTGCGTGTAcgtatagtgtgtgtgtgtgtgtgtgtgtgtgtgtgtggggggggggggtcctgatgTCAACCGTGGTAAACACTGTATCTGTTATTGTCtgacatgtgtgtttttgtgtgtaattgATGACTTCCGGTTGTACCGCATTAACCATTTAATCCCAAATTTTTCCCAGACACAAAAATATCCCAATCATGTGTCATTAGTATCCCTTTGAAACAATCAGTCATAATTTTTAGAAATTTTCatggaaaagtgtgttttattatCGGTCACAATTGTGACGGTGGGATACTGTGTTGTATcaaccattgtgtgtgtgtgtgtgcgcgcgtgcgcaaGTGTATAAAATCCTTATATCAAAGGCTAGTTATTATCACTTTTAAAAGTTCCAGCATTGCCTCTAAATGCTCTCATTGTAGTTTGAATATTTTACATATAAGCCTTATACTATCAGCTAGCAATATGAATACTTGGAGCACCGTTATGAATATTGAGgttaagacaaaaaaacaacaatcaatgTATTTCAAC is drawn from Takifugu flavidus isolate HTHZ2018 chromosome 17, ASM371156v2, whole genome shotgun sequence and contains these coding sequences:
- the LOC130513530 gene encoding histone H2B 1/2 gives rise to the protein MPEPAKSAPKKGSKKAVTKTAGKGGKKKRRTRKESYAIYVYKVLKQVHPDTGISSKAMSIMNSFVNDIFERIASEASRLAHYNKRSTITSREIQTAVRLLLPGELAKHAVSEGTKAVTKYTSSK